GCTTGTGCCACTATGGATTTTGGAGTGGCTTGCCCAGCCATTTGGAATTTTTTTAATGCGACAGGCTTTTCTATCTATTCCTAAAGAATATGAAGAAGCCGCCAAGTTAGATGGGTGCACTCCATTTCAAACATATTGGCGTATATTCCTTCCTATGTGTAAACCCCAATTAGCAACACTAACCATCTTTACATTTATGACAAAGTGGAATGAAATCATGGCACCTGTTATTTATCTATCATCAGAAGAGAAATTCACTCTACCTATTGGTGTGTTGTCCTTGCAAGGAGCGTGGTTTGGAAAAGAACAGTATTTGATTGCTGCAGCGTTAATGACACTAATACCAATCTTGATTGTGTTTCTGTTTACTGAAAAATTCTTTGTCAAAGGAGCAAGTTCTTCTGGGTTAAAATAAATAACCGGAAGGCTTGCCTCTTTCTGTTGAACGAAGGGAGAATCTTCATGACGAATGTGTTGATTAATACTGTGTTGTTAGAAAAAAATAGATGGCGCGAAGCTAGAAATCCTTCCTTAGAAGTTAGTGAGTGGTTATCTCGCTTTCATGTGGATGGATTTACTGGTATCGAGTTATGGGAAAACCATGTACTAAAAGCTTCTAATCAAGAAATCAGGAGA
This genomic stretch from Pontibacillus yanchengensis harbors:
- a CDS encoding carbohydrate ABC transporter permease, coding for MKNPNNKRRIVSYLIILISSCIMLTPFITAAMNSLKSYKQYTAIPVEWIPNPFQWQNYVEVWKMTDLGTYGVNSLIVTVLSVAGALLSCSMVAYAFARLEFPFKNSLFIMVLGTLMIPPVVMIIPQFIIFKHMGFLDTLVPLWILEWLAQPFGIFLMRQAFLSIPKEYEEAAKLDGCTPFQTYWRIFLPMCKPQLATLTIFTFMTKWNEIMAPVIYLSSEEKFTLPIGVLSLQGAWFGKEQYLIAAALMTLIPILIVFLFTEKFFVKGASSSGLK